One genomic segment of Belonocnema kinseyi isolate 2016_QV_RU_SX_M_011 chromosome 2, B_treatae_v1, whole genome shotgun sequence includes these proteins:
- the LOC117182729 gene encoding splicing factor 3A subunit 2-like, protein MYVGEGYARKLSKQFKWKTKCFSRPRTISPERTQSEGITWDVRGQTRGYQLDHELPPVQQPTAGRQHLPAGAEYPPAGAQYPPAGAQYPPADVQYPPAGAVNPPAGAEHPLAGAQNPLARDRHPPIGAQHPPLRVEHPPAREQHLPAQVQHPLVAAQQPPQQQPVHAQQSQPQQAVDLGRIIIEYNNNNI, encoded by the coding sequence AATTAAGTAAGCAATTTAAGtggaaaacaaaatgtttttctcGTCCACGAACTATATCACCAGAAAGGACCCAATCAGAAGGAATAACATGGGACGTACGAGGCCAGACACGAGGTTATCAATTGGATCATGAGTTACCTCCTGTCCAACAACCAACAGCTGGGAGACAACATCTACCAGCTGGGGCGGAATATCCACCAGCTGGGGCGCAATATCCACCAGCTGGGGCGCAATATCCACCAGCTGATGTGCAATATCCACCAGCTGGGGCGGTAAATCCACCAGCTGGGGCAGAACATCCACTAGCTGGGGCGCAAAATCCACTAGCTAGGGATAGGCATCCACCAATTGGTGCGCAACATCCACCACTTAGAGTGGAACATCCACCCGCTAGGGAGCAACATCTACCAGCTCAGGTGCAACATCCACTAGTTGCGGCACAACAACCACCCCAGCAACAACCAGTACATGCGCAACAATCACAACCTCAACAAGCAGTAGACCTTGGACggattattattgaatataataacaataatatctGA